The Acidimicrobiales bacterium genomic interval CCCCGACGTGCTCGACGGGTTGATGGACTCGGGCCTGGTCAGTCGCGACTTCGTCGACGAGCCCGACGCCGGTGCGCCGTTCCGGACCGCACCACCCCTCGACGTCGTCGAGCGCCTGCTCGAGCGCTCCATCGAGCGCAAGCCGTCGCTGATCGCCGCGCTCGGTCTGAGCACGATCCAGTTGCTGTCGAACAAGGGCGAGGAGGAGGAAGGCGCGGCGGGGACGACAACCCGGCTCACCGTGGCCTTCACCGACCTCGAGGGCTTCACCCGCTTCACCGAACGCAACGGCGACGACGTGGCGAGCCTGCTCATCGTCGAGCACCACCGCACGGTGGGCCCGATCGTGCGCAGTCGCGGCGGCCGGATCGTCAAGCGCATCGGCGACGGCCTGCTGCTGACGTTCCCTGAACCCGAGGCGGGCGTGCTGGCCTGCCTCGAACTTGTCGCGTCGCCGCCGGCGCCGCTGCGGCTGCGCGCCGGGTTGCACGTGGGCGACGTCGTCGTCACCCGCGACGACGTGGTCGGACACGTCGTCAACGTCGCCGCGCGCGTCACTGAGTCGGCCAAGGGCGGCGAAGTGGTCGTGACCGGCGACATCCGCGCCGCCGTGGGCGACGGTTTGCCGCGCGTCGCGTTCGGCCGGGCGCGGCGCAAGTCGTTCAAAGGACTCGTCGAGCCGATCCCCGTCTGCAAGGTGACGCAGTCGGCATAGAGTCGGCTCATGGCACTTCAGGACATTCCGCTCAAGACGCTGCACGGCGAGGACACGTCGCTGGCTGATCACGCCGGTAAGGCGCTGCTGATCGTCAACGTCGCCAGCAAGTGCGGCCTCACGCCGCAGTACACCGGCCTTGAGGCGATGCACGAGAAGTACAAAGACCGCGGTTTCTCCGTCATCGGCGTGCCGTGCAACCAGTTCGGCGGCCAGGAGCCGGGCTCGGCCGACGAGATCGAGACGTTCTGCTCGACGAGCTACGGCGTCACCTTCCCGCTGCTGGAGAAGGTCGACGTCAACGGCGAGAACCAGCACCCGCTCTACGCCGAATTGACGCAGGTCGCCGATGCTGAGGGGAAGGCCGGTGACGTCGTGTGGAATTTCGAGAAGTTCCTCGTCACGCCCGACGGGTCGGTGACGCGCTTCCGCCCGCTGGTCACGCCCGAAGACGACGACCTCGTGAAGGCCGTCGAAGCGGCGCTGCCCAACTAGTCCACAGGCGCGAAGAAGGGCGCCGGTGGGGGGATACCAGGCGCCCTTCTTCTGACCTTGGGGGAGGGGTTGCTTCGTTGCAACCGTCCCCGCGGC includes:
- a CDS encoding glutathione peroxidase, whose product is MALQDIPLKTLHGEDTSLADHAGKALLIVNVASKCGLTPQYTGLEAMHEKYKDRGFSVIGVPCNQFGGQEPGSADEIETFCSTSYGVTFPLLEKVDVNGENQHPLYAELTQVADAEGKAGDVVWNFEKFLVTPDGSVTRFRPLVTPEDDDLVKAVEAALPN
- a CDS encoding adenylate/guanylate cyclase domain-containing protein translates to MASPKATGRAAVQSFRRSVAKKLVETLRERDPDVLDGLMDSGLVSRDFVDEPDAGAPFRTAPPLDVVERLLERSIERKPSLIAALGLSTIQLLSNKGEEEEGAAGTTTRLTVAFTDLEGFTRFTERNGDDVASLLIVEHHRTVGPIVRSRGGRIVKRIGDGLLLTFPEPEAGVLACLELVASPPAPLRLRAGLHVGDVVVTRDDVVGHVVNVAARVTESAKGGEVVVTGDIRAAVGDGLPRVAFGRARRKSFKGLVEPIPVCKVTQSA